One window from the genome of Spirochaetota bacterium encodes:
- a CDS encoding DUF2798 domain-containing protein codes for MKLPKKSAPFAFALLMALMLPFVMTFFVVLITAGWSEMFFVRWMKAYGVAAVIAFPAILFLAPLVRKGVAAITEQ; via the coding sequence ATGAAACTCCCGAAAAAGTCCGCTCCGTTCGCGTTCGCATTGCTCATGGCGCTCATGCTCCCGTTCGTGATGACGTTCTTCGTCGTGCTCATCACGGCAGGATGGTCGGAAATGTTCTTTGTCCGCTGGATGAAGGCCTATGGTGTCGCCGCTGTGATCGCGTTTCCCGCAATACTTTTTCTCGCTCCGCTCGTAAGAAAGGGCGTCGCGGCGATAACGGAGCAATGA
- a CDS encoding metalloregulator ArsR/SmtB family transcription factor encodes MNTDTMLAMKADVYKAMGEPYRLSIMQLLHERGELCVCEIIRELEAEQSNISKHLSVLRNANIVAMRKEGTKVFYKLTCPCLIDSDACLERTLMKHMEKRFAALAGKER; translated from the coding sequence ATGAACACAGATACAATGCTTGCTATGAAAGCCGATGTGTATAAGGCGATGGGCGAGCCGTACCGTCTCTCGATCATGCAGCTTTTACACGAACGCGGGGAATTATGCGTCTGCGAGATCATACGCGAGCTTGAAGCAGAACAATCGAACATATCGAAACATCTTTCGGTGCTGCGCAATGCGAATATCGTAGCGATGCGGAAAGAAGGGACGAAGGTGTTCTACAAACTTACGTGCCCTTGCCTCATCGATTCTGATGCATGTCTTGAGCGGACGCTCATGAAGCACATGGAGAAGCGGTTCGCCGCTCTCGCCGGAAAAGAGCGATGA
- a CDS encoding TIGR03960 family B12-binding radical SAM protein, translated as MNIRAALAGIFPRVTHPQEYLGGELNSVLKTDFDVHVALAFPDRYIIGMSNLGIQILYTAMNGMDGVFCERSFAVSHEMEALLREKDVPLFSLESQTPLAEFDIIGFSLQYEMLYTNVLAMLSLARIPLRSADRNGDMPIIIAGGPCAYNPLPLAPFIDIFLVGEFDSEIRNFVSKYRALRKAGTERDDIIRELAQFPYAYAPRYHEPGRIIRKQIEHDLENAPYPERPLIPNARTVQERVVVEISRGCTHNCRFCSAGIIFRPLRHRSAKRIVEMIRIMTRASGYDEVNLSSLSADDYPNIRGLVEYVSAWGNAAGFSLTLPSLRIDSFDRSVADRIATFKKTGLTFALEAGDANVRAQINKEANAEDVLAIAKEIQSLGWRLIKLYFMIGFTDDLQKEADAITLFLNTLRTTAGRGVKINVSINAFIPKPHTPMQFLAQADHRRIAGIIGTMRDSFRHTNVFLKTNPYEMSHIEGVLARGDERIADAVEHAFNAGARFDAWGEHFSLARWEKAFADAGIDTRYYLGARTLDAVLPWDFISTGVSREHLNAEYRRSLTGEITPDCRTHGCHACGLEEGCAPSQDEPIDLPPPPEAADIRADAADKVFVRYTRTGNARFLGHFDVKRLITNAFTISGISLAYSKGFSPKPLIAFTDPLPFGVESEAEYCEAGLRERCDIERLMLDLNELMPETIRIAHIERIGLTERRIGTMPKNARFRFHTGGDTALIDALAAIAVPAVRTDSDITLDLASGGPRLKDIIATLAEQGFTDVRITRAEPCNIPITPGVDGIR; from the coding sequence ATGAACATTCGAGCAGCACTTGCCGGGATATTCCCGCGCGTTACTCATCCCCAGGAATATCTCGGCGGCGAGCTCAACAGCGTTTTGAAGACGGACTTTGATGTCCACGTCGCCCTCGCCTTCCCCGACCGCTACATCATAGGGATGAGCAATCTCGGCATACAGATACTCTACACGGCGATGAACGGTATGGACGGTGTTTTCTGCGAACGCAGTTTTGCTGTTTCTCACGAAATGGAGGCCTTGCTCCGCGAGAAGGATGTTCCGCTTTTCTCGCTTGAATCGCAGACCCCGCTCGCTGAATTCGATATCATAGGGTTCTCGCTGCAATATGAGATGCTCTACACGAATGTGCTCGCCATGCTCTCCCTCGCGCGCATTCCCTTACGAAGTGCCGACAGGAACGGCGATATGCCCATCATCATCGCCGGCGGGCCGTGCGCATACAATCCCCTGCCGCTCGCTCCGTTCATCGATATCTTTCTTGTCGGGGAGTTCGACAGCGAGATACGGAATTTCGTATCGAAGTATCGCGCGCTCAGGAAGGCGGGCACGGAACGCGACGATATCATTCGCGAGCTCGCACAATTCCCCTACGCGTATGCGCCGCGTTATCATGAGCCAGGGCGCATCATCAGAAAACAGATCGAACATGATCTTGAGAACGCGCCGTACCCGGAACGTCCGCTCATACCCAATGCACGCACCGTGCAGGAACGTGTGGTCGTCGAGATATCGCGCGGCTGCACGCATAACTGCCGCTTCTGTTCGGCAGGCATCATCTTCCGTCCGCTCCGCCACCGCTCTGCGAAACGCATCGTGGAGATGATACGCATCATGACACGGGCAAGCGGTTATGACGAAGTGAATCTCTCCTCGCTCTCCGCGGATGATTACCCGAATATACGCGGCCTCGTGGAATATGTGAGCGCCTGGGGGAATGCTGCGGGCTTCTCGCTCACGCTCCCATCGCTTCGCATCGACAGCTTCGACAGATCGGTCGCCGACCGCATCGCAACGTTCAAGAAGACGGGGCTTACCTTCGCGCTTGAAGCAGGCGATGCGAATGTCCGCGCGCAAATAAATAAGGAGGCGAACGCGGAGGATGTGCTCGCCATTGCGAAAGAGATACAATCGCTCGGCTGGCGGCTCATCAAATTATATTTCATGATCGGCTTTACGGACGATCTGCAGAAAGAAGCGGATGCGATAACGCTCTTCCTCAACACGCTTCGCACCACGGCCGGACGCGGCGTGAAGATAAACGTAAGCATCAATGCGTTCATACCGAAACCGCATACACCGATGCAGTTCCTTGCGCAGGCGGACCATCGACGCATTGCAGGCATCATCGGCACCATGCGTGACTCGTTCCGGCACACCAACGTTTTCCTGAAAACGAACCCCTATGAGATGAGCCATATCGAGGGCGTGCTCGCGCGGGGGGATGAGCGCATTGCGGACGCCGTCGAGCATGCGTTCAATGCCGGCGCGCGCTTCGATGCGTGGGGGGAACACTTCTCGCTTGCGCGCTGGGAGAAAGCGTTCGCGGATGCCGGTATCGATACCAGGTATTATCTCGGCGCACGGACGCTCGATGCGGTATTACCGTGGGACTTCATATCGACCGGGGTGTCGCGGGAACATCTTAATGCGGAATACCGTCGCTCACTTACCGGCGAGATAACACCTGATTGCCGCACGCACGGTTGTCATGCCTGCGGGCTTGAGGAAGGATGCGCGCCGTCACAGGACGAACCGATCGATCTCCCGCCCCCGCCGGAGGCGGCCGATATACGTGCCGATGCTGCCGATAAGGTCTTCGTGCGGTATACCCGGACAGGGAACGCGCGTTTCCTCGGACACTTCGATGTCAAGCGCCTCATCACGAATGCGTTCACCATCTCCGGCATATCACTCGCCTATTCGAAGGGGTTCTCTCCAAAGCCGCTCATCGCGTTCACCGACCCCCTGCCCTTCGGCGTGGAGAGCGAAGCGGAATACTGCGAAGCCGGCCTCCGCGAACGGTGCGATATCGAAAGGCTCATGCTCGACCTCAACGAGCTGATGCCCGAAACGATACGCATCGCGCACATCGAACGCATCGGGCTCACGGAGCGGCGCATCGGCACCATGCCGAAAAACGCTCGATTCCGTTTCCATACGGGGGGCGATACAGCACTTATCGATGCGCTCGCCGCCATTGCCGTACCGGCCGTACGGACGGACAGTGATATCACGCTCGATCTTGCATCCGGCGGGCCAAGGCTCAAGGACATCATCGCAACACTCGCGGAGCAGGGGTTCACGGATGTACGTATCACGAGGGCAGAACCCTGTAACATCCCCATCACTCCCGGGGTAGATGGTATACGGTAA
- a CDS encoding arsenate reductase ArsC, which yields MKTVLFVCIHNSARSQMAEAFLKKFGGDRFIVESAGLEPGKLNRIVVEVMKEIGIDISGNKTKGTAEMLAQARRFDYVITVCDESAAERCPLFPGKSKRLHWGFPDPSAFAGAAEEILAGTRIVRDAIRAKVEAFIQETKSDG from the coding sequence ATGAAGACCGTATTGTTCGTCTGTATCCATAATTCGGCACGAAGCCAGATGGCCGAAGCATTTCTTAAAAAATTCGGCGGCGATAGATTCATCGTCGAGAGTGCGGGGCTTGAGCCGGGAAAACTGAATCGCATCGTTGTTGAAGTAATGAAAGAGATCGGCATTGATATTTCCGGCAATAAGACAAAAGGGACAGCGGAGATGCTCGCACAGGCCCGCCGGTTTGACTATGTGATAACCGTCTGCGATGAAAGCGCTGCCGAGCGATGCCCGCTATTCCCCGGGAAGTCGAAGCGACTGCACTGGGGATTTCCCGATCCGTCGGCATTCGCCGGTGCGGCAGAAGAAATACTCGCGGGAACGCGCATAGTGCGCGATGCAATACGGGCGAAGGTCGAAGCGTTCATACAGGAAACGAAGAGCGATGGGTAA
- a CDS encoding ABC transporter ATP-binding protein, whose product MQEPLIRMESLSVNFRSGSMEIPAVRDVSLSVNRNETLGIVGESGSGKSATALALLRLHNERHTSYRGRILADGKDVFTFDERALRSFRGRIAGIIFQEPMNALNPVMRVGEQIIEPLLTHERMDRTKALALAAERLVRVGITDAASRLTSFPHELSGGMRQRVMIAMATMLAPPLLIADEPTTALDVTVQRQVIELLKELRRTESMSIIIISHDLGVVTDIADRIAVMYLGEIVEYGGTRSIMDEPKHPYTAALVTLARTLARKGNEPLSSIPGSVPSPRERPEGCAFHPRCSRCFDRCRTEHPLLLERDGMSVRCHLYDR is encoded by the coding sequence ATGCAAGAGCCGCTGATACGCATGGAATCACTTTCCGTGAACTTCCGTTCGGGAAGCATGGAGATACCCGCCGTACGCGATGTCTCGCTCTCGGTGAACAGGAATGAAACGCTCGGCATCGTCGGTGAGAGCGGGAGCGGGAAAAGCGCCACCGCCCTTGCGCTGCTCAGACTTCATAATGAACGCCATACGAGCTACCGCGGCCGCATACTCGCCGACGGGAAGGATGTGTTCACGTTCGATGAGCGCGCACTGCGATCCTTCCGCGGGCGGATCGCCGGCATCATTTTCCAGGAACCGATGAACGCATTGAACCCCGTCATGCGCGTTGGGGAGCAGATCATCGAACCGCTTCTCACGCACGAGCGGATGGACAGGACGAAGGCGCTCGCCCTCGCTGCCGAACGCCTCGTACGCGTCGGCATTACCGATGCCGCGTCGCGGCTCACCTCGTTCCCGCACGAACTTTCCGGCGGCATGCGTCAGCGCGTGATGATAGCCATGGCCACCATGCTCGCACCGCCGCTCCTCATCGCGGACGAGCCGACCACGGCGCTCGATGTCACTGTACAGCGCCAGGTCATTGAACTCCTTAAGGAATTACGCCGAACCGAATCGATGTCGATCATCATCATATCGCATGATCTCGGCGTGGTTACCGATATCGCCGACCGCATTGCGGTCATGTATCTCGGCGAAATAGTGGAATACGGCGGAACGAGGTCGATCATGGATGAGCCGAAGCATCCGTATACCGCGGCGCTGGTGACGCTTGCCCGTACGCTCGCACGAAAAGGGAACGAACCGTTATCATCGATCCCCGGGAGCGTCCCCTCGCCGCGCGAACGCCCCGAGGGCTGCGCTTTCCATCCGCGCTGTTCGCGCTGCTTCGATCGCTGTCGAACTGAACACCCGCTTCTCCTTGAGAGAGACGGGATGTCAGTCCGTTGTCACTTGTACGACAGATGA
- a CDS encoding cytochrome c biogenesis protein CcdA, with product MLNSLFIFVDTAVKGTPLIALGVAFLWGVLSIVLSPCHLSSIPLIIGFMTGQKDLTFKRAFITASLFALGILITMALLGILTMTVGFMVFSRIGMWGSVVVAVIFFAVGLYLLDVLPLSLNAITPKIQKRGYLAAFLLGLIFGLALGPCTFAFMMPVLAAAAAEASVNAVYAFLLVLVYAVGHSAVIVAAGSFFEKVERYLKWNERSKAVVIVRKICGILIIAAGLYLLKDVLKLVIGR from the coding sequence ATGCTTAATTCATTATTCATCTTCGTTGATACTGCGGTCAAGGGCACGCCGCTTATCGCGCTCGGCGTAGCGTTTCTGTGGGGTGTTCTCAGCATAGTGTTAAGCCCCTGCCATCTGTCGAGCATACCGCTTATCATCGGTTTCATGACGGGCCAGAAAGATCTTACGTTCAAACGGGCGTTCATCACTGCATCGCTTTTTGCGCTGGGGATACTCATCACCATGGCGCTCTTGGGTATACTCACCATGACGGTCGGATTCATGGTGTTCTCACGCATCGGCATGTGGGGTTCGGTCGTTGTTGCGGTGATATTCTTTGCCGTGGGGCTCTATCTTCTCGACGTCCTCCCGCTTTCGCTCAATGCGATAACGCCGAAGATACAGAAACGCGGATATCTCGCCGCCTTCCTGCTTGGGCTCATCTTCGGGCTTGCGCTCGGCCCGTGCACGTTCGCATTCATGATGCCCGTACTGGCCGCGGCTGCCGCAGAGGCTTCCGTGAATGCGGTATATGCGTTCCTGCTCGTTCTCGTCTATGCCGTCGGCCACTCTGCCGTCATCGTTGCCGCCGGATCGTTCTTCGAGAAAGTGGAGCGGTATCTCAAGTGGAATGAACGCTCGAAGGCTGTCGTCATTGTAAGGAAGATATGCGGCATCCTGATAATTGCCGCAGGATTGTATCTGCTGAAAGATGTTCTCAAGCTTGTGATCGGAAGATAG
- a CDS encoding isoamylase early set domain-containing protein, with translation MKDDAFERIAPLLSERSPHAPDTLAERVMQDIRPHRAVRTFHPAWAAAVLSSAAVLVFAVTFAFLRLRPAQVTVEISIVNRDAKAIHVVGDFNNWDPSAHPLTRTSENGVWRTKLKLSPGRYRYQLIIDNDRYIPDPRAREAVHDQFGGMNSILEL, from the coding sequence ATGAAAGATGACGCATTCGAAAGAATAGCCCCGCTCCTTTCCGAGCGGTCTCCCCATGCCCCGGACACTCTGGCCGAGCGCGTCATGCAGGATATACGCCCGCATCGCGCCGTGCGCACTTTTCATCCCGCCTGGGCAGCGGCTGTGCTCTCCTCGGCGGCCGTTCTGGTATTCGCCGTAACGTTCGCGTTCCTACGCCTGCGTCCCGCGCAGGTGACCGTAGAGATATCCATAGTCAACAGGGATGCGAAAGCGATACATGTCGTCGGTGATTTCAATAATTGGGACCCGTCGGCCCATCCATTGACCCGTACTTCCGAGAACGGCGTATGGCGAACGAAGCTCAAACTCTCGCCGGGGCGATATCGCTATCAGCTCATCATCGATAATGACAGATACATACCGGACCCCAGGGCCCGCGAAGCGGTGCACGATCAGTTCGGCGGCATGAATTCGATACTGGAACTGTAG
- a CDS encoding putative zinc-binding protein: MAECCSGGTKLLYACSGACDLGNASDLAARKLMKDGYAKMTCVAAVAAGLPAFIESAKGATAIAIDGCGMLCAKKILEAAGAKPVSYALTDLGYVKGQTPVTDALVSNIAKRIAAK, encoded by the coding sequence ATGGCTGAATGCTGTTCCGGAGGAACGAAACTGCTCTATGCATGCTCAGGCGCCTGCGATCTCGGCAATGCATCAGATCTCGCCGCCCGCAAACTGATGAAGGACGGTTACGCAAAGATGACATGCGTAGCGGCGGTGGCTGCGGGACTTCCCGCGTTCATCGAGTCGGCGAAGGGTGCAACTGCCATTGCCATCGACGGCTGCGGCATGCTCTGTGCGAAGAAGATTCTCGAAGCGGCGGGGGCGAAACCCGTTTCCTATGCGCTCACCGATCTCGGCTATGTGAAAGGACAGACGCCGGTGACGGACGCGCTCGTAAGTAATATCGCGAAACGGATCGCGGCAAAGTAA
- a CDS encoding permease, whose amino-acid sequence MWKSAVDHLLYTLLKLPAGNRLVGALHFFIFDTVKIFFLLAVIIFVISFMRTYFSVARTRALLGNKLGMFGNVLAALLGIVTPFCSCSAVPLFIGFVEAGIPLGVTFSFLIASPMINEVALVMLAGLFGWKVALIYIASGLVIAIVSGIVIGVLRLEKWIEPFVFETKVGTMIEDRMTMPSRFRYARDHVGEILKKIWPFVLVAIGIGAFIHGYVPEQFFAKYLGTNAWYAVPLATLLGVPLYSNAAGIVPVVEALVSKGVPLGTALAFMMAVTALSFPEFVILRRVLKPKLLGVFIGVVSAGIMLTGFLFNALYLGK is encoded by the coding sequence ATGTGGAAAAGTGCTGTTGATCATTTGTTGTATACCCTGCTGAAATTGCCCGCAGGCAACCGGCTTGTCGGCGCGCTCCACTTTTTCATATTCGACACGGTAAAAATATTTTTCCTTCTTGCAGTAATCATATTTGTCATATCGTTCATGAGGACGTATTTCTCCGTTGCCAGGACACGCGCCCTGCTTGGGAACAAACTCGGCATGTTCGGCAATGTGCTCGCTGCACTGCTCGGCATCGTCACCCCATTCTGTTCCTGCTCTGCGGTGCCGCTTTTCATCGGGTTCGTGGAAGCGGGAATACCGCTGGGGGTGACGTTCTCGTTCCTTATCGCTTCGCCGATGATCAACGAAGTCGCGCTTGTCATGCTCGCGGGGCTGTTCGGCTGGAAAGTCGCACTTATATACATCGCCAGCGGACTTGTCATCGCCATTGTCAGCGGTATTGTCATTGGAGTATTACGGCTTGAGAAATGGATCGAGCCGTTCGTTTTTGAGACCAAGGTCGGGACGATGATAGAGGACAGGATGACGATGCCGTCGAGGTTCCGTTATGCACGCGATCATGTCGGCGAGATACTGAAAAAGATATGGCCGTTCGTGCTCGTTGCTATCGGCATCGGGGCGTTCATTCATGGGTATGTGCCGGAGCAGTTCTTTGCAAAGTATCTCGGAACGAATGCGTGGTATGCAGTGCCTCTTGCAACACTTCTCGGCGTACCGCTCTATTCCAATGCCGCGGGTATCGTCCCCGTCGTGGAGGCGCTTGTCTCCAAGGGCGTTCCCCTCGGTACAGCGCTTGCGTTCATGATGGCAGTGACCGCCCTCTCATTCCCTGAGTTCGTGATACTTCGCCGTGTGCTCAAGCCGAAACTGCTCGGCGTATTCATCGGCGTGGTAAGCGCCGGAATCATGCTGACGGGATTTCTATTCAATGCATTGTATCTTGGAAAATAG
- the recQ gene encoding DNA helicase RecQ, producing MRSIDTILKNTFGFDMFRPLQREIIDSLLSGADTLAILPTGGGKSLCYQIPALLFDGLTIVVSPLIALMKDQVEQLAAHHIPAVFLNSSLTPEEYAMRAEEVKRREVKLLYLAPESLFTDRIQNILDRTTVACITVDEAHCISEWGHDFRPEYRQIASFKGRFPEARLLALTATATVRVRNDIIRTLGIPHASVFVAPFDRPNLFISVEEKYDPKQQLISFVREFPGQSGIVYCFSRKQVETISGMLAQNGLSARPYHAGLESDVRRRNQEDFIRDDVQIIVATIAFGMGINKPNVRFVVHYDMPKSIEGYYQEIGRAGRDGLPSRCLLLYHYSDAMKLRHFIMRQALDEKEEPEKSTALGHVNAMVAYAEGAECRRKPLLRYFGDTPMDKCGSCDNCTGPVKEAVDITILSQKFMSCVIRTGERFGAAHIVSVLLGADTKKIRSLSHNTLSTYGIGKELSKHAWMHLGRQLTVNGYLAVDPEYGSVSLTAHGASALRSGEKIFGRPFQGRTTAGEKRAPDHYDDALFQRLRALRKELAQDRNVPPYVVFSDRTLTEMARFFPQTTESMLRISGVGDVKLLEYGAVFIHAIASYCVETGMKEIPEQKADVQNGCGERTREVTPQRTREVTTAYNAGESIKEIMGRFDVTRGTVLSHLERSLRAGDRIRAGNDIAEAVSPNTNTAAVYDAFKSIGTERLRPIFEHLCETVSYDDIRALRLSYLCGEGSSSVVQVTTD from the coding sequence ATGAGATCGATTGATACCATACTGAAAAATACTTTCGGCTTCGATATGTTCCGGCCGCTGCAGCGGGAGATCATCGATTCGCTTTTGTCCGGTGCAGATACGCTGGCAATACTTCCCACCGGCGGCGGGAAATCGCTCTGCTATCAGATACCGGCGCTTTTGTTCGATGGCTTAACGATAGTTGTCTCGCCGCTCATTGCGCTAATGAAGGACCAGGTCGAACAGCTTGCCGCACATCATATCCCCGCGGTATTCCTCAACAGCTCTCTTACACCGGAGGAATATGCGATGCGCGCTGAAGAGGTGAAGCGCCGCGAAGTGAAACTGCTCTATCTTGCCCCTGAGTCATTGTTCACGGACCGTATCCAAAATATCCTTGACCGGACAACGGTAGCGTGTATCACGGTTGACGAGGCGCATTGTATATCGGAATGGGGGCATGATTTCCGTCCGGAATATCGGCAGATAGCGTCCTTTAAGGGGCGTTTCCCCGAAGCTCGGCTGCTTGCGCTCACGGCGACCGCGACCGTGCGCGTTCGAAATGATATCATACGCACTCTTGGAATACCTCATGCCTCAGTTTTCGTCGCGCCGTTCGACCGGCCGAATCTTTTCATCTCTGTTGAGGAAAAATACGACCCGAAGCAGCAGCTGATATCGTTCGTCCGCGAATTCCCGGGGCAGTCCGGTATCGTCTATTGCTTTTCGCGAAAACAAGTTGAGACAATAAGCGGCATGCTTGCTCAGAATGGATTATCCGCCCGCCCCTACCATGCCGGACTCGAAAGCGATGTGCGGCGCCGGAATCAGGAAGATTTCATACGCGATGACGTTCAGATAATCGTCGCGACGATAGCGTTCGGTATGGGTATCAACAAACCGAATGTGCGTTTCGTCGTGCATTATGACATGCCGAAAAGCATCGAGGGGTATTATCAGGAGATCGGCAGGGCCGGCCGTGACGGATTGCCGTCCCGGTGTCTCCTCCTCTATCATTATTCAGATGCGATGAAGCTCCGCCATTTCATCATGCGGCAAGCGCTGGATGAGAAGGAAGAGCCGGAGAAGAGCACCGCACTCGGTCATGTGAATGCAATGGTGGCATATGCAGAAGGGGCGGAATGCCGGAGAAAACCGCTCTTGCGCTATTTCGGCGACACACCAATGGACAAGTGCGGCAGCTGTGATAATTGTACAGGACCGGTGAAGGAAGCGGTCGATATCACTATCCTGTCGCAGAAATTCATGTCATGTGTGATACGCACGGGTGAACGCTTCGGCGCAGCGCATATTGTCAGTGTACTTCTCGGCGCGGACACGAAAAAGATACGGTCGCTTTCGCATAACACGCTTTCGACATACGGCATCGGGAAGGAATTGTCGAAACATGCGTGGATGCATCTGGGGCGTCAGCTGACCGTCAATGGCTATCTCGCAGTTGATCCCGAGTACGGCAGTGTATCCCTTACCGCACACGGGGCGTCGGCGCTTCGGTCCGGCGAAAAGATATTCGGCCGGCCCTTTCAGGGAAGAACGACAGCGGGCGAAAAGCGCGCGCCGGATCATTACGATGATGCCCTCTTTCAGCGGCTTCGTGCACTTCGGAAAGAACTTGCACAGGACCGAAATGTCCCGCCCTATGTCGTATTCTCGGACCGAACGCTCACCGAAATGGCGCGCTTCTTTCCGCAGACAACGGAGAGTATGTTGCGAATATCCGGGGTCGGGGATGTCAAGCTGCTGGAATATGGAGCGGTTTTTATTCATGCGATAGCGTCCTATTGCGTTGAAACCGGAATGAAGGAAATACCGGAACAGAAAGCGGATGTTCAGAACGGTTGCGGGGAGCGGACACGTGAGGTGACACCGCAGCGAACGCGCGAGGTGACTACGGCGTATAATGCCGGCGAGAGCATCAAAGAGATCATGGGGAGATTCGACGTGACGCGCGGAACAGTGCTGTCACATCTTGAGCGGTCGTTACGTGCGGGCGATCGTATACGGGCAGGGAATGATATTGCTGAAGCTGTTTCGCCGAATACGAACACCGCGGCGGTATACGACGCCTTCAAGTCGATAGGGACAGAGCGGCTGCGCCCGATATTCGAACATCTCTGCGAGACGGTGTCCTACGACGATATCAGGGCATTGCGATTATCGTATTTGTGCGGCGAGGGATCATCATCTGTCGTACAAGTGACAACGGACTGA
- a CDS encoding RNA polymerase sigma factor: MEKPIPHDSDDEDISAVRRVLSGDAEAFRSILKKYKDPVYSLAYRYANRDPDEAEDLSQEAFVHIYRKLPRFDLSRRFFPWMYTLALNIIRKRAKRKRLRTTELSDATPAQDETIDSAIDGAAFSRAALSVANELPEKYRAVFILRHFEERSYEEIAAVLSVPLGTVQGWLYRAREKFMTLARQRNIIPQAGVHNRGAKQ, from the coding sequence ATGGAAAAGCCGATCCCCCATGACTCCGACGATGAAGATATAAGCGCCGTTCGGCGTGTGCTGTCGGGGGATGCCGAAGCGTTCCGGTCCATCCTGAAAAAGTATAAGGACCCCGTCTATTCCCTCGCCTATCGATATGCGAACCGCGATCCCGATGAAGCGGAAGACCTTTCGCAGGAAGCCTTCGTTCATATCTACCGGAAACTGCCGCGATTCGACCTCTCGCGGAGGTTCTTTCCCTGGATGTACACGCTCGCGCTCAATATCATAAGGAAGCGCGCGAAACGAAAGCGCCTGCGAACGACCGAACTTTCTGACGCAACCCCCGCGCAGGATGAGACCATCGATTCCGCGATCGACGGAGCGGCTTTCTCCCGGGCGGCGCTCTCCGTCGCCAACGAACTCCCCGAAAAATACCGCGCGGTATTCATTCTCCGCCATTTCGAAGAACGATCGTACGAGGAAATAGCCGCCGTGCTGTCAGTACCGCTCGGGACCGTTCAGGGCTGGCTTTACCGCGCACGTGAGAAATTCATGACTTTGGCACGGCAGCGTAACATCATCCCCCAGGCCGGGGTACATAACAGAGGAGCGAAACAATGA
- a CDS encoding thioredoxin family protein: MVIKILGTGCAKCHTLEVNAKKAVAETGIAAAIEKVTGLSAIMAFGVMVTPALVIDDVVKSAGRVLSPSEIMRYIKEQGALPRLRSATEAPCSHNDKE; the protein is encoded by the coding sequence ATGGTCATTAAGATACTCGGTACAGGATGCGCCAAATGTCATACGCTTGAAGTGAATGCTAAGAAAGCTGTCGCCGAAACAGGAATAGCGGCGGCCATAGAAAAAGTGACGGGCCTCAGCGCCATCATGGCCTTTGGCGTCATGGTGACACCGGCGCTCGTCATCGATGATGTGGTCAAGTCGGCAGGAAGAGTGCTTTCTCCCAGTGAGATAATGCGATATATAAAAGAACAAGGGGCTTTGCCTCGACTGCGCTCGGCAACCGAAGCCCCGTGTTCTCATAATGATAAGGAGTAA